ACCGTGCAGGTCATTCCGCACATCACCAACGAGATCAAGGGCGTGATCCAGAAGTTGGACGCGCCGGGCGTGGATGTCGTCATCACCGAAATCGGCGGCACGGTGGGCGACATCGAGAGCCAGCCGTTTCTGGAGGCAATTCGCCAGTTTTCGCTCGATGTGGGAGAAGAAAACTGCCTGTATATCCATTTGACGCTGGTGCCGTACTTGAAGGCGGCTGGCGAGTTGAAGACCAAACCGACGCAGCATTCGGTGGGGCAATTGCGCGAGATCGGCATTCAGCCCGATATCTTGATTTGCCGCACGGAACGGAGCCTCAGCCGGGACGACCGCGCCAAGATCGCGCTGTTTTGCAACGTGAAGCTCGACGCGGTCATCGAAGAAAAGGACAAGGATTTTTCGATCTACGAGGTGCCGTTGAGCCTGGTCGACAACCAGCTTGATGAGCTGATTGTGCGCAAGCTCAACCTGCCGGCCGGCAAGCTACAGCTTGATACCTGGCGCGACTTGCTGCACCGGCTGCGCAACCCAGAACACGAGATCAGCATCGCGGTGGTGGGGAAGTACGCCGAGCACCGCGATGCATATAAGTCGATTTACGAATCGCTCGATCATGCGGGCATGGCCAACCGGGCGCAGATTCGGATTCAACGCATTCAGAGCGAACTGGTCGAACGCGAGGGGCCGGAGCGCTTACTCTCTGGTTACGACGGCGTGCTGGTGCCGGGGGGATTTGGCGAGCGCGGCATCGAAGGAAAGATCGAGGCCATCCGTTTCGCACGCGAGCGTGAGATACCATTTTTCGGCATTTGCCTCGGAATGCAGTGCGCCGTAATCGAGTTTGGCAGGCACGTGATCGGCTTGTCA
This genomic interval from Pirellulales bacterium contains the following:
- a CDS encoding CTP synthase, coding for TVQVIPHITNEIKGVIQKLDAPGVDVVITEIGGTVGDIESQPFLEAIRQFSLDVGEENCLYIHLTLVPYLKAAGELKTKPTQHSVGQLREIGIQPDILICRTERSLSRDDRAKIALFCNVKLDAVIEEKDKDFSIYEVPLSLVDNQLDELIVRKLNLPAGKLQLDTWRDLLHRLRNPEHEISIAVVGKYAEHRDAYKSIYESLDHAGMANRAQIRIQRIQSELVEREGPERLLSGYDGVLVPGGFGERGIEGKIEAIRFAREREIPFFGICLGMQCAVIEFGRHVIGLSGAHSTEFDKDSAHPVICLLDEQRQITQKGGTMRLGAHPARLAAGSRAAQAYDADKIEERHRHRYEFNNVYRQQYSAHGMEAVGTSPEGSLVEIVELNDHPWFVAVQFHPEFKSKPTKSHPLFAAFVSAAIERHALRGERAKEAETPQV